The following proteins are co-located in the Oryzias melastigma strain HK-1 linkage group LG8, ASM292280v2, whole genome shotgun sequence genome:
- the mrps7 gene encoding 28S ribosomal protein S7, mitochondrial produces MAASVAGLLKPWTPSVFLVRWSRYNPYYLEPEVRREAYSRSEAELSAEEQEERKLKELRPIKAATCSATSSVFDDPVISKFIRMIMTEGNKVLAREIVTQTLENIKRKQVEKYHKSPPGKKEEIECNPYTIFHTALENCKPVVGLASIQKGGKFYQVPIPLTDNRRRFLAMKWMITECRENKHRRTHMYEKLSQELLAAFEKEGNVIKKKHELHKMAEANRAYAHYRWW; encoded by the exons ATGGCGGCCTCCGTAGCAGGGTTGCTTAAACCTTGGACACCGAG CGTGTTCCTGGTTAGATGGAGCAGATATAACCCATACTACCTAGAGCCGGAGGTGAGGAGGGAAGCATACAGCCGCTCCGAGGCAGAGCTGAGTGCTGAAGAGCAGGAGGAGCGCAAGCTCAAAGAACTGCGACCCATAAAAGCAGCCACCTGCAGCGCCACAAGCTCTGTCTTTGACGATCCCGTTATTAg TAAATTTATCAGAATGATCATGACGGAAGGGAATAAGGTTTTAGCCAGAGAGATTGTCACACAG ACACTGGAGAACATAAAAAGGAAACAGGTGGAGAAATATCACAAATCTCCACCTGGGAAGAAAGAGGAGATTGAATGTAATCCCTACACCATCTTCCACACAGCACTGGAGAACTGTAAGCCTGTTGTTGGGCTGGCGAGCATACAGAAAGGTGGAAAGTTTTACCAG GTGCCCATCCCACTTACAGACAACCGCCGCCGGTTCCTCGCCATGAAATGGATGATCACAGagtgcagagaaaacaaacacaggcgCACCCACATGTACGAAAAACTCTCCCAAGAATTACTGGCCGCCTTTGAAAAGGAGGGCAATGTCATCAAGAAGAAGCACGAGCTGCACAAGATGGCCGAAGCAAACAGAGCCTACGCCCACTACCGCTGGTGGTAG
- the gga3b gene encoding ADP-ribosylation factor-binding protein GGA3 isoform X2, producing the protein MAYEEGESLESWLNKATHPTNRQEDWEYIIGFCDQVNRELEGPQIAVPLLLHKICSQEWEALQALTVLEACMKNCGTRFHREVGRYRYLNELVKLVSPMYAGTSTPDKVKKRIIDMLCSWRVAFPNETKINDAYTALKKQGLVTHEPELPVDKTLIPSPPTRPKHPVFDNEDMGKLLAELLRSKNPEDLQEANRLIKNMVKEDEVRVQKVTKRMHTLEEVNINVKLLTEMLSHYDKDNSSDSDREIIKELYERCDKLRRAAFKMATEAEDNDTSLGDILQASDDLSRVINSYRKIVEGQVVNGDGDEPQSSAPSTETTDTLVDLGGLDAQSSPRPTPPPSQTCLYVPDASISAIPVLPPPPKRAAGSLGSQSSSPSHPSTDKTSTVLSLLDDELLSLALNDPPTSVSSHTKPNLGETSSQWTSLQAPTAGLDMFGSVACSGPAVPTVEPAATQSPQNLQNLAMMGFTDQQRLSSQMTAAGSIFGIPAAPAPTFMPVQSAHPAASLFHSTMPSSPALSRTQSQAVAPGSPVFRSLSPCHPPLQSSPDRSADISLSNVHVPLEAIKPSKVLPVTAYDKDGVRVLINFASDSPPGRPDVLVMVVSMLNTAPMPVNNVVLQAAVPKSMKVKLQPPSGTELAPFNPILPPASITQIMLLANPTKEKVRLRYKLSFTLGERLCNEVGEVNQFPPPETWGQL; encoded by the exons ATGGCGTACGAGGAAGGGGAGTCGCTCGAATCCTGGCTCA ATAAAGCCACCCATCCAACTAACAGACAAGAGGACTGGGAGTACATCATTGGCTTCTGTGATCAGGTTAACAGAGAGTTGGAAGG CCCTCAGATTGCAGTGCCTCTGCTTTTGCACAAAATCTGTTCACAAGAATGGGAGGCTCTTCAGGCTCTGACG GTACTGGAGGCCTGTATGAAGAACTGCGGGACGAGGTTTCACCGTGAAGTTGGAAGGTATCGATATTTAAATGAGCTGGTAAAACTGGTTTCTCCAATG TATGCGGGTACAAGTACTCCAGACAAGGTGAAGAAGAGGATCATAGATATGCTGTGCAGCTGGAGAGTTGCTTTTCCCAACGAAACCAAGATCAATGATGCCTACACGGCACTCAAGAAGCAAG GCTTAGTGACACATGAGCCGGAGCTCCCAGTGGACAAGACTCTGATTCCTTCTCCTCCGACACGACCGAAACACCCAGTCTTTGACAATGAGGACATGGGCAAG CTGCTGGCTGAGCTCCTTCGAAGCAAAAACCCAGAAGATCTTCAAGAGGCCAACAGGTTAATCAAAAACATGGTGAAGGAG gacGAAGTTCGGGTGCAGAAGGTCACAAAGCGAATGCACACTTTGGAGGAGGTGAACATCAACGTCAAGTTACTGACGGAGATGCTGTCACATTATGATAAAGACAACTCCAGTGACTCGGACAGAGAGATCATAAAG GAGCTCTATGAGCGATGTGACAAGCTGAGGCGCGCTGCGTTCAAGATGGCCACCGAGGCCGAGGACAATGACACCAGTTTAG GTGACATCCTCCAGGCGAGCGATGACCTCTCCAGAGTCATCAACTCCTACAGGAAGATTGTTGAGGGACAAGTGGTCAACGGTGACGGTGATGAGCCTCAAAGCTCGGCTCCTTCAA CAGAGACTACAGATACGTTGGTTGACCTTGGCGGTCTCGACGCTCAAAGTTCTCCACGCCCCACACCTCCTCCCTCCCAAACATGCCTTTACGTCCCAGACGCCTCAATTTCTGCTATCCCGGTGCTGCCTCCTCCCCCCAAACGGGCCGCCGGCTCCCTCGGCAGTCAGAGCAGCAGCCCGAGCCACCCGTCCACAGACAAGACCTCCACTGTACTCTCTCTGCTTGACGACGAGCTGCTGTCTCTCG CACTGAATGACCCTCCGACTTCTGTAAGCAGCCACACAAAGCCCAATTTGGGGGAAACCTCCAGTCAGTGGACATCCTTACAG GCCCCCACCGCAGGTCTGGACATGTTTGGCAGTGTGGCATGTTCAGGTCCAGCCGTGCCTACAGTGGAACCAGCCGCCACGCAGAGTCCACAGAACCTCCAGAATCTGGCTATGATGGGCTTTACAGATCAGCAAAG attgtcCAGCCAGATGACAGCAGCAGGAAGCATTTTTGGAATACCAGCAGCACCGGCCCCGACCTTCATGCCTGTGCAGAGCGCCCATCCTGCAGCTTCACTTTTCCACAGCACAATGCCCAGCTCCCCCGCCTTGTCCCGCACCCAGAGTCAGGCCGTGGCTCCAGGCAGCCCTGTCTTCCGCTCCCTGTCCCCTTGCCATCCACCCCTCCAGAGCAGTCCAGACAGAAGCGCAGACATCTCTCTCAGCAATGTGCATGTTCCTTTGGAGGCCATCAAACCCA GTAAAGTCTTACCCGTCACTGCCTATGATAAAGATGGGGTCCGTGTGCTCATCAACTTTGCGTCCGATTCTCCTCCGGGGAGACCTGACGTGTTGGTGATGGTGGTGTCCATGCTCAACACAGCACCCATGCCTGTTAACAATGTGGTTCTGCAAGCTGCTGTGCCAAAG TCAATGAAGGTGAAGTTGCAGCCTCCATCAGGAACAGAACTGGCCCCCTTCAACCCCATCCTGCCTCCAGCCTCCATCACTCAGATCATGCTGCTGGCAAACCCAACAAAG GAAAAGGTGCGCCTGCGCTACAAACTGTCTTTCACACTTGGAGAGCGTCTGTGCAACGAAGTAGGAGAGGTGAACCAGTTCCCCCCACCAGAAACATGGGGACAGCTATAG
- the gga3b gene encoding ADP-ribosylation factor-binding protein GGA3 isoform X1: MYFFFKCDAKCVAQFLLCQHRCSPLTDKATHPTNRQEDWEYIIGFCDQVNRELEGPQIAVPLLLHKICSQEWEALQALTVLEACMKNCGTRFHREVGRYRYLNELVKLVSPMYAGTSTPDKVKKRIIDMLCSWRVAFPNETKINDAYTALKKQGLVTHEPELPVDKTLIPSPPTRPKHPVFDNEDMGKLLAELLRSKNPEDLQEANRLIKNMVKEDEVRVQKVTKRMHTLEEVNINVKLLTEMLSHYDKDNSSDSDREIIKELYERCDKLRRAAFKMATEAEDNDTSLGDILQASDDLSRVINSYRKIVEGQVVNGDGDEPQSSAPSTETTDTLVDLGGLDAQSSPRPTPPPSQTCLYVPDASISAIPVLPPPPKRAAGSLGSQSSSPSHPSTDKTSTVLSLLDDELLSLALNDPPTSVSSHTKPNLGETSSQWTSLQAPTAGLDMFGSVACSGPAVPTVEPAATQSPQNLQNLAMMGFTDQQRLSSQMTAAGSIFGIPAAPAPTFMPVQSAHPAASLFHSTMPSSPALSRTQSQAVAPGSPVFRSLSPCHPPLQSSPDRSADISLSNVHVPLEAIKPSKVLPVTAYDKDGVRVLINFASDSPPGRPDVLVMVVSMLNTAPMPVNNVVLQAAVPKSMKVKLQPPSGTELAPFNPILPPASITQIMLLANPTKEKVRLRYKLSFTLGERLCNEVGEVNQFPPPETWGQL; the protein is encoded by the exons atgtattttttttttaagtgtgatgCTAAATGTGTTGCTCAGTTTCTTTTGTGTCAACATAGATGTTCTCCACTTACAGATAAAGCCACCCATCCAACTAACAGACAAGAGGACTGGGAGTACATCATTGGCTTCTGTGATCAGGTTAACAGAGAGTTGGAAGG CCCTCAGATTGCAGTGCCTCTGCTTTTGCACAAAATCTGTTCACAAGAATGGGAGGCTCTTCAGGCTCTGACG GTACTGGAGGCCTGTATGAAGAACTGCGGGACGAGGTTTCACCGTGAAGTTGGAAGGTATCGATATTTAAATGAGCTGGTAAAACTGGTTTCTCCAATG TATGCGGGTACAAGTACTCCAGACAAGGTGAAGAAGAGGATCATAGATATGCTGTGCAGCTGGAGAGTTGCTTTTCCCAACGAAACCAAGATCAATGATGCCTACACGGCACTCAAGAAGCAAG GCTTAGTGACACATGAGCCGGAGCTCCCAGTGGACAAGACTCTGATTCCTTCTCCTCCGACACGACCGAAACACCCAGTCTTTGACAATGAGGACATGGGCAAG CTGCTGGCTGAGCTCCTTCGAAGCAAAAACCCAGAAGATCTTCAAGAGGCCAACAGGTTAATCAAAAACATGGTGAAGGAG gacGAAGTTCGGGTGCAGAAGGTCACAAAGCGAATGCACACTTTGGAGGAGGTGAACATCAACGTCAAGTTACTGACGGAGATGCTGTCACATTATGATAAAGACAACTCCAGTGACTCGGACAGAGAGATCATAAAG GAGCTCTATGAGCGATGTGACAAGCTGAGGCGCGCTGCGTTCAAGATGGCCACCGAGGCCGAGGACAATGACACCAGTTTAG GTGACATCCTCCAGGCGAGCGATGACCTCTCCAGAGTCATCAACTCCTACAGGAAGATTGTTGAGGGACAAGTGGTCAACGGTGACGGTGATGAGCCTCAAAGCTCGGCTCCTTCAA CAGAGACTACAGATACGTTGGTTGACCTTGGCGGTCTCGACGCTCAAAGTTCTCCACGCCCCACACCTCCTCCCTCCCAAACATGCCTTTACGTCCCAGACGCCTCAATTTCTGCTATCCCGGTGCTGCCTCCTCCCCCCAAACGGGCCGCCGGCTCCCTCGGCAGTCAGAGCAGCAGCCCGAGCCACCCGTCCACAGACAAGACCTCCACTGTACTCTCTCTGCTTGACGACGAGCTGCTGTCTCTCG CACTGAATGACCCTCCGACTTCTGTAAGCAGCCACACAAAGCCCAATTTGGGGGAAACCTCCAGTCAGTGGACATCCTTACAG GCCCCCACCGCAGGTCTGGACATGTTTGGCAGTGTGGCATGTTCAGGTCCAGCCGTGCCTACAGTGGAACCAGCCGCCACGCAGAGTCCACAGAACCTCCAGAATCTGGCTATGATGGGCTTTACAGATCAGCAAAG attgtcCAGCCAGATGACAGCAGCAGGAAGCATTTTTGGAATACCAGCAGCACCGGCCCCGACCTTCATGCCTGTGCAGAGCGCCCATCCTGCAGCTTCACTTTTCCACAGCACAATGCCCAGCTCCCCCGCCTTGTCCCGCACCCAGAGTCAGGCCGTGGCTCCAGGCAGCCCTGTCTTCCGCTCCCTGTCCCCTTGCCATCCACCCCTCCAGAGCAGTCCAGACAGAAGCGCAGACATCTCTCTCAGCAATGTGCATGTTCCTTTGGAGGCCATCAAACCCA GTAAAGTCTTACCCGTCACTGCCTATGATAAAGATGGGGTCCGTGTGCTCATCAACTTTGCGTCCGATTCTCCTCCGGGGAGACCTGACGTGTTGGTGATGGTGGTGTCCATGCTCAACACAGCACCCATGCCTGTTAACAATGTGGTTCTGCAAGCTGCTGTGCCAAAG TCAATGAAGGTGAAGTTGCAGCCTCCATCAGGAACAGAACTGGCCCCCTTCAACCCCATCCTGCCTCCAGCCTCCATCACTCAGATCATGCTGCTGGCAAACCCAACAAAG GAAAAGGTGCGCCTGCGCTACAAACTGTCTTTCACACTTGGAGAGCGTCTGTGCAACGAAGTAGGAGAGGTGAACCAGTTCCCCCCACCAGAAACATGGGGACAGCTATAG
- the gga3b gene encoding ADP-ribosylation factor-binding protein GGA3 isoform X3 yields MKNCGTRFHREVGRYRYLNELVKLVSPMYAGTSTPDKVKKRIIDMLCSWRVAFPNETKINDAYTALKKQGLVTHEPELPVDKTLIPSPPTRPKHPVFDNEDMGKLLAELLRSKNPEDLQEANRLIKNMVKEDEVRVQKVTKRMHTLEEVNINVKLLTEMLSHYDKDNSSDSDREIIKELYERCDKLRRAAFKMATEAEDNDTSLGDILQASDDLSRVINSYRKIVEGQVVNGDGDEPQSSAPSTETTDTLVDLGGLDAQSSPRPTPPPSQTCLYVPDASISAIPVLPPPPKRAAGSLGSQSSSPSHPSTDKTSTVLSLLDDELLSLALNDPPTSVSSHTKPNLGETSSQWTSLQAPTAGLDMFGSVACSGPAVPTVEPAATQSPQNLQNLAMMGFTDQQRLSSQMTAAGSIFGIPAAPAPTFMPVQSAHPAASLFHSTMPSSPALSRTQSQAVAPGSPVFRSLSPCHPPLQSSPDRSADISLSNVHVPLEAIKPSKVLPVTAYDKDGVRVLINFASDSPPGRPDVLVMVVSMLNTAPMPVNNVVLQAAVPKSMKVKLQPPSGTELAPFNPILPPASITQIMLLANPTKEKVRLRYKLSFTLGERLCNEVGEVNQFPPPETWGQL; encoded by the exons ATGAAGAACTGCGGGACGAGGTTTCACCGTGAAGTTGGAAGGTATCGATATTTAAATGAGCTGGTAAAACTGGTTTCTCCAATG TATGCGGGTACAAGTACTCCAGACAAGGTGAAGAAGAGGATCATAGATATGCTGTGCAGCTGGAGAGTTGCTTTTCCCAACGAAACCAAGATCAATGATGCCTACACGGCACTCAAGAAGCAAG GCTTAGTGACACATGAGCCGGAGCTCCCAGTGGACAAGACTCTGATTCCTTCTCCTCCGACACGACCGAAACACCCAGTCTTTGACAATGAGGACATGGGCAAG CTGCTGGCTGAGCTCCTTCGAAGCAAAAACCCAGAAGATCTTCAAGAGGCCAACAGGTTAATCAAAAACATGGTGAAGGAG gacGAAGTTCGGGTGCAGAAGGTCACAAAGCGAATGCACACTTTGGAGGAGGTGAACATCAACGTCAAGTTACTGACGGAGATGCTGTCACATTATGATAAAGACAACTCCAGTGACTCGGACAGAGAGATCATAAAG GAGCTCTATGAGCGATGTGACAAGCTGAGGCGCGCTGCGTTCAAGATGGCCACCGAGGCCGAGGACAATGACACCAGTTTAG GTGACATCCTCCAGGCGAGCGATGACCTCTCCAGAGTCATCAACTCCTACAGGAAGATTGTTGAGGGACAAGTGGTCAACGGTGACGGTGATGAGCCTCAAAGCTCGGCTCCTTCAA CAGAGACTACAGATACGTTGGTTGACCTTGGCGGTCTCGACGCTCAAAGTTCTCCACGCCCCACACCTCCTCCCTCCCAAACATGCCTTTACGTCCCAGACGCCTCAATTTCTGCTATCCCGGTGCTGCCTCCTCCCCCCAAACGGGCCGCCGGCTCCCTCGGCAGTCAGAGCAGCAGCCCGAGCCACCCGTCCACAGACAAGACCTCCACTGTACTCTCTCTGCTTGACGACGAGCTGCTGTCTCTCG CACTGAATGACCCTCCGACTTCTGTAAGCAGCCACACAAAGCCCAATTTGGGGGAAACCTCCAGTCAGTGGACATCCTTACAG GCCCCCACCGCAGGTCTGGACATGTTTGGCAGTGTGGCATGTTCAGGTCCAGCCGTGCCTACAGTGGAACCAGCCGCCACGCAGAGTCCACAGAACCTCCAGAATCTGGCTATGATGGGCTTTACAGATCAGCAAAG attgtcCAGCCAGATGACAGCAGCAGGAAGCATTTTTGGAATACCAGCAGCACCGGCCCCGACCTTCATGCCTGTGCAGAGCGCCCATCCTGCAGCTTCACTTTTCCACAGCACAATGCCCAGCTCCCCCGCCTTGTCCCGCACCCAGAGTCAGGCCGTGGCTCCAGGCAGCCCTGTCTTCCGCTCCCTGTCCCCTTGCCATCCACCCCTCCAGAGCAGTCCAGACAGAAGCGCAGACATCTCTCTCAGCAATGTGCATGTTCCTTTGGAGGCCATCAAACCCA GTAAAGTCTTACCCGTCACTGCCTATGATAAAGATGGGGTCCGTGTGCTCATCAACTTTGCGTCCGATTCTCCTCCGGGGAGACCTGACGTGTTGGTGATGGTGGTGTCCATGCTCAACACAGCACCCATGCCTGTTAACAATGTGGTTCTGCAAGCTGCTGTGCCAAAG TCAATGAAGGTGAAGTTGCAGCCTCCATCAGGAACAGAACTGGCCCCCTTCAACCCCATCCTGCCTCCAGCCTCCATCACTCAGATCATGCTGCTGGCAAACCCAACAAAG GAAAAGGTGCGCCTGCGCTACAAACTGTCTTTCACACTTGGAGAGCGTCTGTGCAACGAAGTAGGAGAGGTGAACCAGTTCCCCCCACCAGAAACATGGGGACAGCTATAG